Proteins encoded together in one Leishmania infantum JPCM5 genome chromosome 20 window:
- a CDS encoding developmentally regulated phosphoprotein-like protein, which produces MRRLLPIKKLLGSTAGFRLASTKSSGTERLERLVEEVNGIKSKLKVLEESKAANGLVDLYASRKMKRLDIKRILSIFNDRAYHAPIFCHKALPIILAHFITGLDKLPSGLNAMPSILAVRATLLRSFQKLINCKIPATDDQVQHFRRVLEDIDEEHAERDLLQTMAFGILELKEYVSSHRRALVDLKKTSERWASIPMTEENVLTYAEIQDIQAPLDSVNRCMITYNFISRMFLNHDPDMTMGSNPRRIGMVDLEMNLEHVVRNAVDEAKQICTDHYGDCPDTEFEFTSDSKAFRFPYMSTTIRYIILELMKNAFRATVDSHMKRNDVGMVTCADMPPVRVLINLQEGTEHACICISDEGMGMTDEALAMAMAYSYTSVSKPALQLGDSGEGCASTAPSPLAGYGYGLPMSRVYAQSLGGDLFLQTMEGYGTRAYYYIKIADAQPLCDEETK; this is translated from the coding sequence ATGCGGCGATTGCTTCCGATTAAGAAGTTACTCGGCTCCACGGCCGGGTTCCGTTTGGCATCGACGAAAAGCTCGGGCACAGAGCGCCTAGAGAGgctcgtggaggaggtgaatGGCATAAAGTCGAAGCTGAAAGTTCTGGAAGAGAGCAAAGCTGCAAACGGATTGGTTGACCTTTACGCCTCTCGCAAAATGAAAAGGCTGGACATTAAGCGTATCCTGAGTATCTTCAACGATAGGGCGTACCACGCGCCAATATTCTGCCACAAGGCGCTTCCAATTATTTTGGCGCACTTCATTACCGGACTTGACAAACTTCCTTCTGGCCTCAACGCCATGCCGTCGATTTTGGCCGTTCGTGCAACGCTTCTCCGCTCGTTTCAGAAGCTCATCAACTGCAAAATCCCTGCCACCGACGACCAAGTGCAGCACTTTCGCAGAGTGTTGGAGGACATTGACGAGGAGCACGCAGAGCGCGACCTGCTGCAAACCATGGCATTTGGAATCCTGGAGCTGAAGGAGTACGTTTCATCTCATCGGCGAGCACTGGTGGATCTTAAGAAGACATCCGAGCGGTGGGCCAGCATCCCCATGACGGAGGAGAACGTGCTCACCTACGCAGAGATCCAAGACATCCAAGCCCCACTGGACTCTGTGAATCGTTGTATGATCACGTACAACTTCATCTCTCGCATGTTCCTCAACCACGACCCGGATATGACTATGGGCAGCAATCCCAGACGCATCGGGATGGTTGATCTTGAGATGAATCTTGAGCACGTAGTTCGCAACGCTGTTGACGAGGCGAAGCAGATTTGCACGGATCACTACGGCGACTGCCCAGACACCGAGTTTGAGTTCACCTCAGACTCCAAGGCTTTCCGATTCCCCTACATGAGCACAACTATCCGGTACATTATACTGGAACTGATGAAGAACGCGTTTCGTGCGACAGTGGACTCACACATGAAGCGCAACGACGTTGGGATGGTTACGTGCGCTGATATGCCGCCTGTTCGCGTTTTGATCAACCTACAAGAAGGGACGGAGCATGCGTGCATCTGTATCTCGGATGAAGGCATGGGCATGACGGACGAAGCACTTGCCATGGCAATGGCGTACTCATACACGTCAGTCAGCAAACCAGCTCTGCAGCTTGGTGACTCGGGCGAGGGGTGTGCATCcacggcgccatcgccgctggcTGGCTACGGGTACGGGCTTCCGATGTCGCGCGTGTACGCACAGTCGCTTGGTGGCGACCTTTTCTTGCAGACCATGGAGGGCTACGGTACGCGCGCCTACTATTATATCAAGATAGCGGATGCACAACCCTTATGCGACGAGGAAACCAAGTAG